One window from the genome of Bradyrhizobium xenonodulans encodes:
- a CDS encoding isocitrate/isopropylmalate dehydrogenase family protein, with translation MSANNAFHIAVLAGDGIGPEVMAPAIEVLRKIEQKSGLSFRFTEAPAGATNYLATGKSMPDSTIKLCEEADAILLGACGLPSVRYPDNTEIAPQIELRFIFDLYAGVRPARLIPGVPSPIVGADQRGIDLVVIRESTEGLFASMGKGVVTHEDARETMVITRRTSERLFEFSFRLAERRKARGKPGMLTCVDKANVFKAFAFFRSIFDEIEKRHPEVKTDRLYVDACSAMLVKRPWDFDVMVMENMFGDIVSDITASLIGGLGMAPSADIGDKYAVFQPCHGTAPDIMGQGKANPTGMILSAAMMLDWLADKHGVESAAEAGETIERAVDQVYAGGIKPMEFGGSNGTADITKAVLAAL, from the coding sequence ATGTCTGCAAACAACGCCTTCCACATTGCCGTGCTCGCCGGTGACGGCATCGGCCCTGAGGTCATGGCGCCGGCCATCGAGGTCCTGCGCAAGATCGAGCAGAAATCCGGCTTGAGCTTCCGCTTCACCGAGGCGCCCGCGGGCGCGACCAATTATCTGGCCACCGGCAAGTCGATGCCCGACTCGACGATCAAGCTCTGCGAGGAGGCCGACGCGATCCTGCTCGGCGCCTGCGGGCTGCCATCGGTGCGCTATCCCGACAATACTGAGATCGCGCCGCAGATCGAGCTGCGCTTCATCTTCGATCTCTATGCCGGCGTGCGTCCGGCGCGGCTCATTCCGGGCGTGCCGAGCCCGATAGTCGGCGCCGACCAGCGCGGCATCGACCTCGTCGTCATCAGGGAGTCCACCGAAGGCCTGTTCGCATCGATGGGCAAGGGCGTCGTCACCCATGAGGACGCGCGCGAGACCATGGTGATCACGCGCAGGACCTCCGAGCGGCTGTTCGAATTCTCGTTTCGCCTGGCCGAACGGCGCAAGGCGCGCGGCAAGCCGGGGATGCTCACCTGCGTCGACAAGGCCAACGTGTTCAAGGCGTTTGCCTTCTTCCGCAGCATCTTCGACGAGATCGAGAAGAGGCATCCCGAGGTGAAGACCGACCGGCTCTATGTCGACGCCTGTTCGGCGATGCTGGTGAAGCGTCCCTGGGATTTCGACGTGATGGTGATGGAGAACATGTTCGGCGACATCGTCTCCGACATCACCGCCAGCCTGATCGGTGGCCTCGGCATGGCGCCGTCGGCCGACATCGGCGACAAATACGCGGTGTTCCAGCCGTGCCACGGCACCGCGCCTGATATCATGGGGCAGGGCAAGGCCAATCCCACCGGCATGATCCTGTCGGCGGCGATGATGCTGGACTGGCTCGCCGACAAGCACGGCGTCGAGAGCGCGGCGGAAGCCGGCGAGACGATCGAGCGTGCGGTGGATCAGGTCTATGCCGGCGGCATCAAGCCGATGGAGTTCGGCGGCAGCAACGGGACGGCCGACATCACGAAGGCGGTGCTGGCCGCACTGTAG
- a CDS encoding enoyl-CoA hydratase translates to MPEISSTTETPYADGKILKHAAGGVGVITFNNPGKRNAMSLEMWEGFGEALTALRDDDTVRVVILRGAGGQAFVSGADISQFEKVRHNAAASEEYARRSAAQRALLADYPKPTIACIQGFCLGGGMQVAMLADIRLAAHGSQFGIPAARLGIAYGYDGLKHLVSLVGPSWARLLMYTGMRIDSAEALRIGLVERVFPADQLWGETMTIAETISQNAPLAIKAARITIAQVLKDESQRDMDAIRAIGIACMDSADFREGRQAFMEKRRPQFQGK, encoded by the coding sequence ATGCCCGAGATTTCCAGCACGACCGAAACACCTTACGCCGACGGCAAGATCCTCAAGCATGCCGCAGGCGGCGTCGGCGTGATCACCTTCAACAATCCCGGCAAGCGCAACGCGATGTCGCTGGAGATGTGGGAGGGATTTGGCGAGGCGCTGACGGCCTTGCGCGACGACGACACGGTGCGCGTCGTGATCCTGCGCGGCGCCGGCGGCCAGGCCTTCGTGTCGGGCGCCGACATCAGCCAGTTTGAGAAGGTCAGGCACAACGCGGCCGCGTCCGAGGAATATGCCAGGCGCAGCGCGGCCCAGCGCGCGCTGCTCGCCGACTATCCCAAGCCGACCATCGCCTGCATCCAGGGCTTTTGCCTCGGCGGCGGCATGCAGGTCGCGATGCTCGCAGACATCCGCCTTGCCGCACATGGCAGCCAGTTCGGCATTCCCGCCGCCAGGCTCGGCATCGCCTATGGCTATGACGGGCTCAAGCACCTGGTGTCGCTGGTCGGCCCGTCCTGGGCACGGCTGTTGATGTACACGGGCATGCGGATCGATTCCGCCGAGGCGCTGCGCATCGGATTGGTCGAGCGCGTGTTCCCCGCCGATCAACTCTGGGGCGAGACCATGACGATTGCCGAGACGATCTCGCAGAACGCACCGCTCGCGATCAAGGCGGCCAGGATCACCATCGCCCAGGTGCTGAAGGACGAGAGCCAGCGCGACATGGACGCGATCAGGGCGATCGGCATTGCCTGCATGGACAGCGCGGATTTTCGCGAGGGCCGGCAGGCCTTCATGGAGAAGCGCAGACCGCAGTTCCAGGGGAAGTAA